The proteins below come from a single Miscanthus floridulus cultivar M001 chromosome 1, ASM1932011v1, whole genome shotgun sequence genomic window:
- the LOC136450023 gene encoding uncharacterized protein isoform X3 produces MTPKWSACPSDSYRELSSHENGECKSSLAEPVPSPTSCFGLHTANTMCSLSSQKKDGNVYKRRKMDKDSNSPIAYEEAKEMATQSCTISDDQSSSLLPIISSEALLLNSTAGMAGPILDCEEPADVSLEPNSGTNDRCFVSSMSPSSMILGKKNAAECASSNIGTTESITEHVSPRDLCIAILMKDGLINESRTRMTHKEEFTDNDANPLLACNNCGCLEHSLKMLICDSCEAAFHLSCCIPCIKELPTDEWYCAPCLCKKPKSLYGKLSEGRIKPSRNTNPRPHGMSHIECMLKDAEPYVTGVRIGRDFQAEVPEWSGPSSSSDGYFDEPCEFGSAELTTFNLCKMSNQSHSSIGNWIQCREILNPGDSDKQVVCGKWRRAPLYVVQSDDWDCFCCLLWDPAHADCAVPQLKNQPVDQNQKPA; encoded by the exons ATGACTCCAAAATGGAGTGCATGCCCTTCAGATAGCTACAGAGAACTATCTTCACATGAAAATGGAGAGTGCAAATCATCCTTAGCAGAGCCAGTCCCTTCACCTACAAGCTGTTTTGGTTTACACACTGCGAACACAATGTGCTCCCTATCTTCACAAAAGAAGGATGGCAATGTTTATAAAAGAAGGAAGATGGATAAGGATTCAAATTCTCCTATAGCATATGAAGAGGCTAAAGAAATGGCAACACAAAGTTGCACAATTTCTGATGATCAGTCGTCATCACTGCTACCTATTATCTCCTCAGAGGCATTGCTTTTAAATTCAACAGCAGGTATGGCAGGTCCTATCCTAGATTGTGAGGAGCCTGCTGATGTTTCATTGGAGCCAAATTCTGGTACGAATGATAGATGCTTCGTTTCAAGTATGTCTCCATCTTCCATGATTCTAGGCAAAAAGAACGCTGCTGAATGTGCCTCATCGAATATCGGCACTACAGAATCAATTACTGAGCATGTTTCACCAAGGGATCTTTGCATTGCCATACTGATGAAAGATGGACTTATAAATGAATCAAGAACAAGAATGACACATAAAGAGGAATTCACTGACAATGATGCTAACCCTTTGTTGGCATGCAATAATTGTGGCTGCTTGGAGCATTCGTTGAAGATGCTGATATGTGATTCTTGTGAAGCAGCATTTCATTTGTCTTGCTGCATCCCTTGTATCAAGGAGCTACCTACTGATGAATGGTATTGCGCTCCATGCTTGTGTAAGAAACCCAAGAGTCTCTATGGGAAACTCTCAGAGGGCAGGATCAAGCCTTCCAGGAATACTAACCCAAGGCCTCATGGGATGAGTCACATAGAGTGCATGCTGAAGGATGCTGAACCATATGTTACTGGGGTTCGAATTGGTAGAGATTTTCAGGCAGAGGTGCCAGAATGGTCTGGTCCATCGTCCAG CAGTGATGGTTATTTTGACGAGCCCTGTGAATTTGGTTCTGCAGAACTAACTACATTTAAT TTGTGCAAAATGAGTAATCAAAGTCATTCTTCCATTGGTAATTGGATCCAATGCCGTGAGATCTTGAATCCAGGAGATTCGGACAAGCAAGTTGTCTGTGGAAAATGGAGAAG GGCACCCCTATATGTTGTACAGTCAGATGATTGGGATTGTTTTTGTTGTCTTCTTTGGGATCCAGCCCATGCTGATTGTGCTGTTCCACAG CTAAAGAATCAGCCGGTGGACCAAAACCAGAAGCCTGCGTAA
- the LOC136450023 gene encoding uncharacterized protein isoform X1, with amino-acid sequence MTPKWSACPSDSYRELSSHENGECKSSLAEPVPSPTSCFGLHTANTMCSLSSQKKDGNVYKRRKMDKDSNSPIAYEEAKEMATQSCTISDDQSSSLLPIISSEALLLNSTAGMAGPILDCEEPADVSLEPNSGTNDRCFVSSMSPSSMILGKKNAAECASSNIGTTESITEHVSPRDLCIAILMKDGLINESRTRMTHKEEFTDNDANPLLACNNCGCLEHSLKMLICDSCEAAFHLSCCIPCIKELPTDEWYCAPCLCKKPKSLYGKLSEGRIKPSRNTNPRPHGMSHIECMLKDAEPYVTGVRIGRDFQAEVPEWSGPSSSSDGYFDEPCEFGSAELTTFNLCKMSNQSHSSIGNWIQCREILNPGDSDKQVVCGKWRRAPLYVVQSDDWDCFCCLLWDPAHADCAVPQELKTSEVLKQLKFVNMLKNQPVDQNQKPA; translated from the exons ATGACTCCAAAATGGAGTGCATGCCCTTCAGATAGCTACAGAGAACTATCTTCACATGAAAATGGAGAGTGCAAATCATCCTTAGCAGAGCCAGTCCCTTCACCTACAAGCTGTTTTGGTTTACACACTGCGAACACAATGTGCTCCCTATCTTCACAAAAGAAGGATGGCAATGTTTATAAAAGAAGGAAGATGGATAAGGATTCAAATTCTCCTATAGCATATGAAGAGGCTAAAGAAATGGCAACACAAAGTTGCACAATTTCTGATGATCAGTCGTCATCACTGCTACCTATTATCTCCTCAGAGGCATTGCTTTTAAATTCAACAGCAGGTATGGCAGGTCCTATCCTAGATTGTGAGGAGCCTGCTGATGTTTCATTGGAGCCAAATTCTGGTACGAATGATAGATGCTTCGTTTCAAGTATGTCTCCATCTTCCATGATTCTAGGCAAAAAGAACGCTGCTGAATGTGCCTCATCGAATATCGGCACTACAGAATCAATTACTGAGCATGTTTCACCAAGGGATCTTTGCATTGCCATACTGATGAAAGATGGACTTATAAATGAATCAAGAACAAGAATGACACATAAAGAGGAATTCACTGACAATGATGCTAACCCTTTGTTGGCATGCAATAATTGTGGCTGCTTGGAGCATTCGTTGAAGATGCTGATATGTGATTCTTGTGAAGCAGCATTTCATTTGTCTTGCTGCATCCCTTGTATCAAGGAGCTACCTACTGATGAATGGTATTGCGCTCCATGCTTGTGTAAGAAACCCAAGAGTCTCTATGGGAAACTCTCAGAGGGCAGGATCAAGCCTTCCAGGAATACTAACCCAAGGCCTCATGGGATGAGTCACATAGAGTGCATGCTGAAGGATGCTGAACCATATGTTACTGGGGTTCGAATTGGTAGAGATTTTCAGGCAGAGGTGCCAGAATGGTCTGGTCCATCGTCCAG CAGTGATGGTTATTTTGACGAGCCCTGTGAATTTGGTTCTGCAGAACTAACTACATTTAAT TTGTGCAAAATGAGTAATCAAAGTCATTCTTCCATTGGTAATTGGATCCAATGCCGTGAGATCTTGAATCCAGGAGATTCGGACAAGCAAGTTGTCTGTGGAAAATGGAGAAG GGCACCCCTATATGTTGTACAGTCAGATGATTGGGATTGTTTTTGTTGTCTTCTTTGGGATCCAGCCCATGCTGATTGTGCTGTTCCACAG GAGTTGAAGACTAGTGAAGTTCTAAAGCAGCTAAAGTTTGTAAACATG CTAAAGAATCAGCCGGTGGACCAAAACCAGAAGCCTGCGTAA
- the LOC136450023 gene encoding uncharacterized protein isoform X2: MTPKWSACPSDSYRELSSHENGECKSSLAEPVPSPTSCFGLHTANTMCSLSSQKKDGNVYKRRKMDKDSNSPIAYEEAKEMATQSCTISDDQSSSLLPIISSEALLLNSTAGMAGPILDCEEPADVSLEPNSGTNDRCFVSSMSPSSMILGKKNAAECASSNIGTTESITEHVSPRDLCIAILMKDGLINESRTRMTHKEEFTDNDANPLLACNNCGCLEHSLKMLICDSCEAAFHLSCCIPCIKELPTDEWYCAPCLCKKPKSLYGKLSEGRIKPSRNTNPRPHGMSHIECMLKDAEPYVTGVRIGRDFQAEVPEWSGPSSSDGYFDEPCEFGSAELTTFNLCKMSNQSHSSIGNWIQCREILNPGDSDKQVVCGKWRRAPLYVVQSDDWDCFCCLLWDPAHADCAVPQELKTSEVLKQLKFVNMLKNQPVDQNQKPA; the protein is encoded by the exons ATGACTCCAAAATGGAGTGCATGCCCTTCAGATAGCTACAGAGAACTATCTTCACATGAAAATGGAGAGTGCAAATCATCCTTAGCAGAGCCAGTCCCTTCACCTACAAGCTGTTTTGGTTTACACACTGCGAACACAATGTGCTCCCTATCTTCACAAAAGAAGGATGGCAATGTTTATAAAAGAAGGAAGATGGATAAGGATTCAAATTCTCCTATAGCATATGAAGAGGCTAAAGAAATGGCAACACAAAGTTGCACAATTTCTGATGATCAGTCGTCATCACTGCTACCTATTATCTCCTCAGAGGCATTGCTTTTAAATTCAACAGCAGGTATGGCAGGTCCTATCCTAGATTGTGAGGAGCCTGCTGATGTTTCATTGGAGCCAAATTCTGGTACGAATGATAGATGCTTCGTTTCAAGTATGTCTCCATCTTCCATGATTCTAGGCAAAAAGAACGCTGCTGAATGTGCCTCATCGAATATCGGCACTACAGAATCAATTACTGAGCATGTTTCACCAAGGGATCTTTGCATTGCCATACTGATGAAAGATGGACTTATAAATGAATCAAGAACAAGAATGACACATAAAGAGGAATTCACTGACAATGATGCTAACCCTTTGTTGGCATGCAATAATTGTGGCTGCTTGGAGCATTCGTTGAAGATGCTGATATGTGATTCTTGTGAAGCAGCATTTCATTTGTCTTGCTGCATCCCTTGTATCAAGGAGCTACCTACTGATGAATGGTATTGCGCTCCATGCTTGTGTAAGAAACCCAAGAGTCTCTATGGGAAACTCTCAGAGGGCAGGATCAAGCCTTCCAGGAATACTAACCCAAGGCCTCATGGGATGAGTCACATAGAGTGCATGCTGAAGGATGCTGAACCATATGTTACTGGGGTTCGAATTGGTAGAGATTTTCAGGCAGAGGTGCCAGAATGGTCTGGTCCATCGTCCAG TGATGGTTATTTTGACGAGCCCTGTGAATTTGGTTCTGCAGAACTAACTACATTTAAT TTGTGCAAAATGAGTAATCAAAGTCATTCTTCCATTGGTAATTGGATCCAATGCCGTGAGATCTTGAATCCAGGAGATTCGGACAAGCAAGTTGTCTGTGGAAAATGGAGAAG GGCACCCCTATATGTTGTACAGTCAGATGATTGGGATTGTTTTTGTTGTCTTCTTTGGGATCCAGCCCATGCTGATTGTGCTGTTCCACAG GAGTTGAAGACTAGTGAAGTTCTAAAGCAGCTAAAGTTTGTAAACATG CTAAAGAATCAGCCGGTGGACCAAAACCAGAAGCCTGCGTAA